In the genome of Variovorax sp. PAMC26660, the window TCTTGTTCTGCGAGAAGTCGACCTTGTTGTCGACCCAGATCTTGGCGCCGGCAATGGCGATCAGGCCGAACACCACGATGCTCACGCCGCCCATCACCGGCAGCGGAATCGCCTGGATCAGCGCGCCGAACTTGGGGCTGAAGCCCAGCACCAGCGCAATGACGGCCGCCACCACGAACACCGCCGTCGAGTAGATGCGCGTGGCCGCCATCACGCCGATGTTCTCGGCGTAGGTCGTCACGCCCGTGCCGCCCGCAGCGCCGCTCACCACCGTGGCGATGCCGTCGCCGATGAACGCGCGGCCCATGTACGCATCGAGGTTGCGGCCCGTCATGGCCGTCACCGCCTTCAGGTGGCCCAGGTTTTCCGCCACCAGGATGATCGCCACCGGGGCGATCAGCAGCATCGCGTTGGTGGTGAACACCGGTGCGGTGAAGGTCGGCATGCCGACCCAGGCCGCGTTGGCGATGCCGCTCAGGTCCACCGGCTTGCCCCAGCCCAGGCCGTTGGTCAGCACCGCGTAGACCACCGTGGCCAGGATCAGCCCGGCCAGGATCAGCAGGCGCTGCAGCATGCCGCGCGCGAACACCGCCACCAGGCCCACGCACAGGAAGGTCACGGCCTGCATCCACGACTCGAAATTGCTGGCCGCCATGTTCTTGATCGGCACGCTCGCCAGGTTGAGCCCGATCACGGCCACCACCGCGCCCGTGACCACCGGTGGCATGAAGCGCTCGATCCACCCCGTGCCGATGGCCTGCACGAGGGCGCCGATCAGGATGTAGACCACCCCGCAGGCGATGATCCCGCCCAGCGCCACCGCGATGTTGGCGTTCGGGCCCTTGCCCGCGTAGCCGCTGGCCGCGATCACCACGCCGATGAAGGCGAAGCTCGAACCCAGGTAGCTGGGCACCTTGCCGCCGGTGATGAAGTAGAAGATCAGCGTGCCGATGCCGCTCATCAGGATCGCGATGTTGGGGCTGAAGCCCATCAGGATCGGCGCCAGCACCGTGGCGCCGAACATCGCGATGACGTGCTGCACGCCCATCGCGCCGGTCTGCAGCCAGGGCAGCCGCTCGTCGGGCGCGATGACCGCGCCGTTGGCCAGCGCGGACGCCGGTCTTTCAGTCCAGTTGAACATTCTTCTTGCTCCTCTTGAGGGGGTGTTGATTGGTGGTTGCCGTCGAATCGCCTGCGCTTGTCCCAGCGCACCCTGGCTCTCCCGGGGCGTGATTGTGGTCGAAGCGCTTCGTGCTGAACATCCGCATGCACCGCATTGATTTGCGGCCAGACCGTGATGGATTGGGAGGCGGGGCCTGGTCGGTGGCCTCTATTCTTTTGGCATCACCACATCCAACAAGGCGTGCACTGTGAATACGGCGGGCTTGATCGCGGCAATCCTCGTCTCCCTGGGCATCTGCGCGACGGCGCATGCACAGGCCTTCTCCCAGTCAGAACAGACGCCTTCGGCCCAGGAAGTCCTGTCCGCCTTGTCCCGGCGCAGCCAGCTTTCCGAGGACGAACTGCGCCACCTGACCGCGGATTGCGCGGCCAACCAGCAGAACATGTACTTCTGCGCCTACCGCGATGTCGTGGCGGCTGAACTGAAGCTCGATCGCGTGATGGCGGACAAGGTGCGCGGACGCCCCGGGTGCAAGGGCGCGATCGACGCCAAGGTCGAACGCTGGAAGGCGGCCCGCGACCGGACTTGCACGAAGAGTGCCGCCCGGGAATGGGGCGGTGGCTCCATGGAGCCCACGGCGCGCAACACCTGCCTCGCCGAGAACACCGAACGTATGGTCAGGCAGGTGCAGCGCCTGAACAGTTGTCCCCGCCAATAAGAAAGAAGAGACCGCCGCCTCAGCGCGGCTGCAGCACCGCCATCGTGATGCGCGACACGCAGGTCAGCTCGCCAGCTTCGTTCGTCAGGTCGATCTGCCAGACCTGCGTGCTGCGGCCGCGGTGCACCGGCCGCGCCGTGCCGATGACCCAGCCGCTGGTGACCGAGCGGATGTGGTTGGCGTTGATGTCCAGGCCCACGGCGCGGTCGCCTTCGGGCGCCGAGTAGTGGGCGCCGCAGGAGCCCAGCGTTTCGGCCAGCACCACCGACACACCGCCGTGCAGGATGCCGTAGGGCTGGCGGGTGCGCTCGTCGACCGGCACGCGGGCGCGGATGAAGTCGTCGCCCACCTCCAGAAACTCCATGCCCAGCGTGGCGACGGCGGTGCCGACGTGGTTGCGGGTCAGTTCTTCGACGGTGATTTCTTTTTTCCAGATACGCATTCGGTTCTCTCCGGTACAGGGTGTGGGGAAACTATAGCGACGGCGGCTGACATTGGCAGTCGCCTTTGCGTGTTAACTTGGATCGATGAAGCGCCCCCTCCGACATTGGCTCATCGGCACCGCCGCCGTGCTGCTGCTGGGGGTTGGCGTGCTGGTGCTGGTCGTGCGCGCGAAGCTGCCCACCGACGCCGAGGTGGCCGCGCAGATTTCCGCTGCTTTCGAGAAGCGCTTCGGCGTTGCCCTGAAGGTCGGCGGCGCCCGCTGGTCGCTGTTGCCGGCGCCTGCGCTGGTGCTGACCGACATCGCCACCGACCAGGCCCGCCCCATTACCTTGCGCCAGGTCAGCCTGCAACTGAAGCTCGGGCCGCTGCTGCACCGCGTCATTGCCGTCGATGAAGTCGAGGTCGACAGCCTGGTGCTGCCGCGCGCCTCGGTGCAAGCATTCCGGGGCAAGGGCCCCAAGCCGGCCGAGGGCAGCAATGTCGTCGCGCTGCCCACGCCGTGGACGCTGGCACCCATCCCCGTGGAACTGCTGCGCTGGCGCGACGTGGTCTGGATCGACCGGCGCGACATCGCGCTGGCCTACGACGGCGAAATCACCTTCGACCCTGAATGGCGCCCGCGCCAGGCCCGCGTCGAGCGCGCCGGCGTGTCGCCACCGGTGCGCCTGCGGCTGGACCGCGAGGCCGGGCAGGACCGTTGGCGCACCCGCATCGATGCAGGCGGCGGCACCGGAAACGGCGTCATGCGCTTCGAGACGCTGGCCGACGGCAAGCTGCGCGTGTCGGCCGAACTCGAACCCCGGCAGGTCGACATCGAAGGCCTGCTGCAGGCCTTCGACCGCCGCAGCGCGCTGGCCGGCAAGGTCTCGGGCCGCTCCACGCTGGTGGCCGAGGCCGACGAGGTGGGGGCGCTGGTGCGCAGCCTGCACACCCGCACCACCTTCTCGGTCCAGCCCGCCACGCTCACGAAGTTGGACATCGCCAAGGCCGTGACCACCGCCGGCATCAGCCGCGGCGGCCGCACGGCGCTGGACGAACTCACCGGCACGCTCGACACCCAGGGCACCGCCGACGGCGTGGTGATGCAGTACAGCAACCTCAAGGCGCGCTCCGGCGTGCTGTCCGCGAGCGGCAACCTGCGCCTGTTCAACCGCAAGCTGGATGGCGAGGTGGCGGTCGACCTCGTCGACGGCGTGGTCGGCGTGCCGCTCAAGATCGGCGGCACGGTGAGCGACCCCGAGCTGTCGTTGACCGGCGCCGCGCTCACGGGCGCGGCCATCGGCAGCGCGGTGCTGCCGGGCGTGGGCACCGCCATCGGCGCGCGCGTGGGGCAGCAGGTGGAAAAGTTGTTCGGTGGCGGCAAGCCCGAGAAGCCGGCGCCCAGGAAGCAGCGCACGGCGCCAGCCTCCGCGCGCTGAACGCGGCTCAGGCCGGCTCGGCCTCGCCGGCCGCTCGCCGATAGGTTCAGGGCGAGTGCGAATGACGCCAGGTGCTCCCCTGTGCGAATGTCCCCCGCTTCGCTCTTCCTTTATTTCGCTGCGGGGAGCACCTGGCGTCATTCGCACTGGGCACGCTGCTGGTGATCCCGCGATCAACGACTGCTCTGAGCGCTCACGTCGAGACGGGGCTTTTTTTCGCGAAATAAAGGAGGAGCGAAGCGGGGGACATTCGCGAAAAAGAGCACCGTGTCGGCGTGAGCAACGCCCTGAACAGCAGCACCTCCGAACGAGACGTACGACTACGAAAAAGCCTTGATCACAGCAGGCACAGTCAGCACCGCCGTGTAGTAGCCCATGAACTGCACGCCGGTGTTGAAGCCGATGGCACGCGACAGCAAGCCGCCGAGCAGGCCCATCGTCAAGATCACCAGCAGCCCGAGCAATTGGCCTTCCCACACGCTGATCACCACGATCAGCCCGACGAAGGTCGCGATGATCGCCTCGTGGCTCACCTTGCGCGAGACGAACAGCGCCGCGCGGCGCGCGAAGTTCATCGTGAACGGATAGGCCACCAGCGCTGCAAGCACCACCGCCAGCATGCCGTAGCCCAGGAACTCCCAGTGGTTCAGCAGGTTGTGCAGGTTGTGGGTCTGGCCGGTGGCGGTGTCGATGGTGTAGACCGGCGGCGCATTGAACAGCGGCGCGGCCGGGCCGGCCGCCACCGGGCTCAGCGGCAGGCCGATGGCAATCAGCGGAATCAGCGCCTCGGCGATGTAGGTCGCCTCGGTCACGCCGTTGCGCGCGGCCAGCGTGGTGGTGAGGCGGTGGTACGCATGCTTGATGCGCGAGCCGACCAGCTCGCCCAGCACCACCGTCATCGCGACCGGGCTGAACACGAAGGTGGCGCTGGAAATCGCGGCCGTTGCAAAGGTCCACTTCACCTGCGTGCGGTCGAGCACCTTGAACGGGTTCGGGAAGTAGCCCGTCCAGCCCTTCACGTCGGGTGCGAGCGAGAAGGTGCGGACCTTGTCGCGCTTCATCCGTGCACGCGCCGCGGGCGAAATCACCGAGAACAGGTCGGCCACCAGCGGCCCGATGGCAATGCCCAGGAAGTAGCTGATGCTGAGCTTCACGCCGTACTTGCCGGTGAGTGCCTGCAGCGCCACGATCACCATCACGAACGGCACCAGCGTGGCCACCGAGGCCCAGCGTCCGCTGGAGAAGTACGCAATGGCCACGGCCGCCACCACGAAGATCCACGGCGCCGCCTTGGTGATGGCTGCGCCATAAGGCGCCAGCAGCACCGCGAACAGCACGGCCAGCGGCACCGCGATGAAGGCCGCGATGATCGCGCCCGACACCATCTTGCGCAGCGCGATGTGCGGCACGCCCAGGTTGCGCAGCACGTTCGCATCCTGCAGCAGCGGCGTGGCCATGGTGTCGCCCGGAATGCCCAGCAGCGCGGTGGGCACCGCATGCGTCATGTGCTTGGCCACGGCCGCCGCCAGGAAAAAGGTGAACACGCCTTCGGGCGGCACGCCCAGCAGCACCACCAGCAGCGTGAGCGGCGCGAGCGTGGTTGTTTCGTCGGTGCCCGAGACGAGGCCGATGGCCGCGAACACGATGGCGCCCACGAGGCCCATGCCGGTGGCGACGAGGATCTGGTTGAACAGGGCGGCATCGATCACGGTGCGGCTCCTTCAGTGCTGCGGGCGCGGGGCTTGTACGACGCGAAC includes:
- a CDS encoding solute carrier family 23 protein; the encoded protein is MFNWTERPASALANGAVIAPDERLPWLQTGAMGVQHVIAMFGATVLAPILMGFSPNIAILMSGIGTLIFYFITGGKVPSYLGSSFAFIGVVIAASGYAGKGPNANIAVALGGIIACGVVYILIGALVQAIGTGWIERFMPPVVTGAVVAVIGLNLASVPIKNMAASNFESWMQAVTFLCVGLVAVFARGMLQRLLILAGLILATVVYAVLTNGLGWGKPVDLSGIANAAWVGMPTFTAPVFTTNAMLLIAPVAIILVAENLGHLKAVTAMTGRNLDAYMGRAFIGDGIATVVSGAAGGTGVTTYAENIGVMAATRIYSTAVFVVAAVIALVLGFSPKFGALIQAIPLPVMGGVSIVVFGLIAIAGAKIWVDNKVDFSQNKNLIVAAITLIIGTGDFTLKFGDFALGGIGTATFGAIILYALLGKSRNA
- a CDS encoding lysozyme inhibitor LprI family protein translates to MIAAILVSLGICATAHAQAFSQSEQTPSAQEVLSALSRRSQLSEDELRHLTADCAANQQNMYFCAYRDVVAAELKLDRVMADKVRGRPGCKGAIDAKVERWKAARDRTCTKSAAREWGGGSMEPTARNTCLAENTERMVRQVQRLNSCPRQ
- a CDS encoding hotdog fold thioesterase, with product MRIWKKEITVEELTRNHVGTAVATLGMEFLEVGDDFIRARVPVDERTRQPYGILHGGVSVVLAETLGSCGAHYSAPEGDRAVGLDINANHIRSVTSGWVIGTARPVHRGRSTQVWQIDLTNEAGELTCVSRITMAVLQPR
- a CDS encoding AsmA-like C-terminal region-containing protein, which codes for MKRPLRHWLIGTAAVLLLGVGVLVLVVRAKLPTDAEVAAQISAAFEKRFGVALKVGGARWSLLPAPALVLTDIATDQARPITLRQVSLQLKLGPLLHRVIAVDEVEVDSLVLPRASVQAFRGKGPKPAEGSNVVALPTPWTLAPIPVELLRWRDVVWIDRRDIALAYDGEITFDPEWRPRQARVERAGVSPPVRLRLDREAGQDRWRTRIDAGGGTGNGVMRFETLADGKLRVSAELEPRQVDIEGLLQAFDRRSALAGKVSGRSTLVAEADEVGALVRSLHTRTTFSVQPATLTKLDIAKAVTTAGISRGGRTALDELTGTLDTQGTADGVVMQYSNLKARSGVLSASGNLRLFNRKLDGEVAVDLVDGVVGVPLKIGGTVSDPELSLTGAALTGAAIGSAVLPGVGTAIGARVGQQVEKLFGGGKPEKPAPRKQRTAPASAR
- a CDS encoding tripartite tricarboxylate transporter permease; this encodes MGLVGAIVFAAIGLVSGTDETTTLAPLTLLVVLLGVPPEGVFTFFLAAAVAKHMTHAVPTALLGIPGDTMATPLLQDANVLRNLGVPHIALRKMVSGAIIAAFIAVPLAVLFAVLLAPYGAAITKAAPWIFVVAAVAIAYFSSGRWASVATLVPFVMVIVALQALTGKYGVKLSISYFLGIAIGPLVADLFSVISPAARARMKRDKVRTFSLAPDVKGWTGYFPNPFKVLDRTQVKWTFATAAISSATFVFSPVAMTVVLGELVGSRIKHAYHRLTTTLAARNGVTEATYIAEALIPLIAIGLPLSPVAAGPAAPLFNAPPVYTIDTATGQTHNLHNLLNHWEFLGYGMLAVVLAALVAYPFTMNFARRAALFVSRKVSHEAIIATFVGLIVVISVWEGQLLGLLVILTMGLLGGLLSRAIGFNTGVQFMGYYTAVLTVPAVIKAFS